The sequence AGACTGGATCCCTGGAATATGCTCGACCCTCGGTATGCTCGTCGTAAATCTAGTTAACAAGGAACAACTCCTTGGCGAAGGGTTTGCTTCTGGGGACGCGTATGTTCGGCGTGCGCGTATTATTCTTTTCGTGGGCTTCGCCTTGATGGCAGGTGGACTTGCCGGTAGTGTGGTGCGTAAGAAGGGCTGGGCCGTTCCTCTCCCAGCGTGGGTAACTCACCTTCTTCCGTGCTTTTACAGGTGGTTCTCGTTTTAAAGTATATTCTGGCCGAATATGGCGAGGGATATAATTATTACGGTTACGCTAACGTTGTGCAGAATGTCGCAATTATGTTATCGGCTGTGGTACTTTGGCTTGCGCAGAATTCGCAGAGCGAATACGAATATAACCTCACCCTGTAATTAGGCAGAAGAGCACCGGTAGTTACCCATGTGATTGGAAGCGTTCTTACATCAGGTCAAATCTAAAGGACTTAGAAGAAGAGATGTATTTTCATGTAGGGAATGATCTTGATTGATCTACATGTCTAATGTGATCGTATTTGCAGTAAATAAGTAACACAATTCACTTCACTAGAATTTCATTTTATCGTAAACTTCTAAAATTACATTCGTTCCAACGGGCGGATGCTTAGCAAACGCATTGCAGCACCAAGTACGTCCCGTGCACATAGGAACAACCAAAGTCGAGCTCGTGCGACCTCGATTTGGTCCGCGGCGAGTCCCTTGACTGGTAGAGGATCCCACGCGCTAGAGATTGCATGCGATAGCTTCATGGCAAACGTGACAACTCCACTAGGTTCGTTCTTCTCA comes from Rhizoctonia solani chromosome 4, complete sequence and encodes:
- a CDS encoding vacuolar protein sorting-associated protein 68, translating into MSLPHSQYDPRRVCIIPFPTLPFLKHKRALGVYTAGALFAFAHWVFLDACILSSHARPPADSPHDIVPLHVTFLDWIPGICSTLGMLVVNLVNKEQLLGEGFASGDAYVRRARIILFVGFALMAGGLAGSVVVLVLKYILAEYGEGYNYYGYANVVQNVAIMLSAVVLWLAQNSQSEYEYNLTL